TTTTATTAAGCATTTACCAAATCGATATGAAACAAAAATAGCATCAGAAGGAGCCAATTTAAGTCAAGGACAAAAACAGTTACTTGCAATTGCAAGAGCGATTTTAGCTGATGCAGATATTTTAATTTTAGATGAAGCGACATCAAATATTGATACAAGAACGGAATTGCAAATTCAAGCTGGATTACATCGTTTAATGAAGGGGAAAACAAGTTTTGTCATTGCTCATCGCTTAAAGACAATTGAAGAAGCTGATCAAATTCTTGTTATTCAAGATGGGAAAATTATTGAAAGAGGTGACCATACATTACTAATGGAAAAGGAAGGGGTTTATTATGGTATGTACACAAGTCAATTTAAAATTTAAATCAAAATGTTGATAAAAAGCGATTTCTCTTCAAATGAGAAATCGTTTTTTCAATTGACAAGCGAAAGGTAAGGAAAGGTTTCATTACGAACAAAAGGAGCAATCTTTAAGAATGCTCCTTTTGTTACATGAGTTGTTTAGCTATTTTTTATTGCAATTACAGCCTTTTTTCTTTTTATATCCTTGCTGTTGTAATTTGCTTTGCCGCTCAGAAGAATTGGAAGGTTGAGAGGATGAAGGACGATTGGTTTTATTGTTAGAGGAACTGTTACGATAGTTCATGATTTCATCACCTCCAATTTAATATATAAATATTATATGTTTGAAGTCTATTAAAAGTGACATGAGAAAGAGAGAGCGATATGTAAGAATATGGACAGCTGTGTAAAACAAAAATCCAATGTTTTTCTCTATGAAGGTATTGAAAAGATATATTTTCTAATTCATGTTGAATATGAGATAAGCCTAACTTTTTTGCCAAGGGCGCAAAACAGCTTTAATGTTTCATTAGCATAAGCAACTTGTTTAGCAGGCTTTTTAACACTTAATGTGTGTATATTATGAAGGCGATCTATTACTTTAATCATTACGACGCGAATATCTTTTTGTGAAGCGAGTAAAAATTTTTTTAAGTTCATAGCGTCATATAGTTCTTTTTCTTGCCCGTGCTGTTTTTCTTCTTTCGTTAATCCATCTATAATATAACTGACAGTATGACCGAAAAGAGATTGAACTTGCTTAAGTGAATAGGAAGTATCTTCGACGACGTCATGTAGCAATGCAGCAATTAACGTTACTATATCCGCCTTATAATTTAATAATATTTCTGTTACCGCAAAAGGATGATTAATATATGGTTCTCCAGTTTGGCGATATTGACCATCATGCGCTTGCTTAGCAAATAATATAGCTCTTCTCAAGTGATGTTGTTCCTCGGAAGATAAATAAGAGGCTTTTTCTAATAATATTTTATTCATATATATCCATCCCTTATATTTTTAATCATTCATTCGATAGAAAAAAGAAAAACCCTTTTTTTCATGGAATGAATGATTTAGAGTGAAGGGATATGTATAAAATAGATAGAATGTAATTCTCTAGTTTATATTTTTACCCAATGAGTACGAATTCGATGCGAAGTGAAAAAGAGTTATTGATTAAAGTTCCACTCTATATCTGTAATCTAGATAGCGTTTTATTTTTATTAATAAGAATCAAAATAAGAACTCCTCACCTCAGAATTACATAGAGGAGGAGCTCTACTAGATGTTTGATTTATTTTTCCAAGAGCTCAAGAGGAACGTCTTTTTCGCCTAATACTTCAAATTTAATCTCTCCGTCCTCTTCATAAATTCGTTTAATAATCGGTATAGTTATCATTTGCTTTTTATGTTGCTTTCGTTTTCTAGCCATATCTAAATTGATCACGTTCATATTTAAAGCATCCTTTCTTATGAATAGTTACTAGAAGAAAATACGTCCAAAACGGCGCTTTTTACACTTGAAATACCGATTAAAGTGAATTGGATTTTAAATAGAAAATATTATGAATGATATAAATGCACGTAGAAATTAACTGTATCAAAAAATGAAACAATTTGCCATAAAAAATTCATTTTTTTGTCTTATAACAGGAAAAAGGAAAGCATTTCGCATATAATGAAAGATAGACAAACAGAATCAACTTTCTCATCAATTTTTTTATTATTAAATTTGTTGGAAAGGCGATGAATAATGTGCGCTCTTTAGAATCGTTATTGTTTGAACTTGAGCGATATGGAGAAGAACATGACAGTAAAACAGATAAGCGGGAGGAAAAATTAAGAAATATTTCGCGCGAAATGGGACAATTTTTATCACTTTTCATCAAAGGATGTCAAGCAAAAAAAGTTTTAGAAATTGGTACTTCAAATGGATATTCAACATTATGGTTAGCAAGTGCATGTGAGGAAACAGACGGAAAAGTTACGACAGTTGAACTTTCTTCAGAACGAGTTGCGGAGGCGCTTGTAAACTTTGAAAAAGCAATTCTCATGCACAGAATCGATATTCATAATCAAGAGGCAGGAGCATTTTTAGATGCGCAAGTTGACGATTCATTTGATTTTATATTTCTAGATTCAGAGCGTACTCAATATATGTGGTGGTGGGAACATATAAAGCGCATATTACAGCCAAAAGGGTTTCTCGTTATTGATAATGCCACTTCACATGCAAATGAACTAACTACATTTATGCACATGATAGAAGAGGATGATGCATTTGAAACGGCGTTGCTAACTTTTCAAAAAGGAGCGTTTGTAGCAAGAAAAAAATGAAGCCATAGAATTGAATAAGATAAAGTTGGAAACTAAAAATATAAATTATTTCCAATCGGATTATGACATGAAAAAAGCTTATGTGTCAAATGATGCAGTGTGATATGAGACCATGTTTCGTTAAAGATATAAAGTGATTCAATTTCGGGATATTGAAAAGGAATAGTGTCAAAGATGGAGATATATAGATGCTGTGTTGTTTCAGTTACCGAAAGCACAAATAAAGTGAAACTTTAATCAAATCAGTGGAGGACTCTTCATCCCTCACTGATTATGAGCCCTCACCAATCGGGCTGTTACTGCCCTAAAATGGTGGGATAAAATAAAGGGCATTTTTTACATTATGATGAGCAGTGAAATATAAAGAAGAATACGCCTTCAGCACGTAACTTTCTAGGTCTTAAGTCTGAGGAAAATAAAGTAGAAAAAAGGTATACTTACAGTAAGAAATAGAAATGACTGCATAAGCAGGGTCTTGTAAAAATAAATGGAAAATTCGTGTATAAATATAGTGCAAATCATTTTGCACATATAAATAAAAGGAGCGATTTTGTTGACAGAATTAGAGAAAAAAGAATCTGTATCGATGGTAAAAGATCATATAGAAGTTGTGGATACAGTTATTAAAGAAGAAGAACTTGTTGAACTGAATAAAGAAGCTGATCTTTATGTACAGAAATTAAATAGTGAACACAATACGGATCTTTCAAAAGTTTTATCGCAACTTGGAGATCTAGGTGATAAAGAACAACAAGCAGCAGGACAGACATTATCCGCGCTAAAACGTCCTGTGACTGCGATGATGAATGGAAAAAACGAGGAAATTCCAAATACACTTTTAGAATTACGTAAAGTAGTCTCAGAACTTGATCCGAATTCATTAAAAGCATCGGGCATGAAGAAATTGATGTTTAAAGTATTTAAGAAAAATCCGCTTGAAACATACGTTTATAAATATCAATCCATAGATAAACAAATTGAGGAAATTATTCGCTCATTATTAATTGGCCGAGATAATCTACAAGAAGATACAGTTGGCTTAGAAATGTTAAAGGAGCAGTCTTATGATAAGATTCATGCACTTGATAAACAAGTGTATTTAGGAAAAAAATTGGCGAGCATGCTGGAAGCGGAAAAACAAAATCCAGAGCGTCAAAAAGATATTCCATTAATCAATGATGCATTAGAAAAAATTCTTGTGCGAACAAGAAACATGCAGCAAGCGAAAAGTGTGTTATTACAATCGATTGCCTCTGTAGATATTATTAAGAAAAATAATGAAAAATTAACAGAAGCAATTCGGAACGCCATTACAATGACGCAAAACGTAGTAACGGTTTCAGCAGCGATTCAACTCGCTTTAACAAATCAGCGTAAGACGATTGATGCAGTGAACGCGACAAATGAAGCGATAGAATCGATGGTATTAAGTAACTCACAAGCTTTAAAACAAAATACAGAAGAAACGACGCAGTTGCTTGAAAATCCAGCAATCAGTATGGAGAAATTGCGCGAATCATTCCAAAATGTATTTGCGGCAATTGAAGCATCTGAGAAATCTTCAGAACGCATTATTGAATCAAGCAAAAAGTTTGTGATAGAGCTGGATACATTTAATGAGGAAATGAAACAAAAGCTCATGCAGCGTCCTAAAAAATAAAGATGTATTAGAGGAGGTGAAAAGATGGGTTTCATAAAAATGGTTTTACTACTCATTGGAACGTTACTACTCATTGGTTTTACAATCGTTGTTCTTCTTGTGTATTTTGGACGGAAACGATATTTATCATGGGCAAAGCCGTATAAGCGAGCGCATGAATCCATTGAGAAGCTTTCCAATAAATCGACACCGTTTTTGCAAGAATTTACGCAGCATCCACTCTTTTATCGCTGGATTCGTACGGAAGGGAAAAAGGAACAGAAAGCTTTTAATACGCTTTTTTGTGTAGCAAATCAACGGACAAGAGAACAAGTTTTCTCGATGCTACCAAAAGATAGACAAAAAAAAGTGCATAGTATGGCAAAATCAACGAAAAAGATTACGAACGAGGACATGGACATAGCTGTCATGAAGGTAAAAGAGTTCCTCAGACAAGAAGCGCAGCAATCCATAAAACCAACAGATTTGTCGTTTTATCAATTGTATTTTTATGATCGTTATCCAGATGCGTTAAAGACAATTCAAGCCTATAAACGATCTATTACCCCTTCATTACAAAGAACGGTTGATGAAATAACAATTTCAGTTTTACAGGCACTTCCTTACTATCAAGAACAACGCATGTTTGAGCAACAACATAAACTGGAAACTTTCTTAATGAAAGACTTAATTGATATGCTGTCGCTAGTGGCTCAGCTGCCACCATCACAACGTCTAGAAAAAGAAGAAGAGCTGAAAATGTATTTGCAAAACTTCCAAAAAGAAATGGAAGCAGTAGAGCGTGATATTCGCGATTCCATCGACTATGATTTAAATGTGAAGATGAGAGCGGCGACGGAGAAATTTAAAAATAAGTAAAAAACAAGGTGTAAAATAAAATCCTCCGCCAATGAAGCGGGGGATTTTATTTTGATTATTTCGCTTTCACAGTCGTTTTACTAGAAGGAACACTTTCATTATGCAAGCGATCCAATGCAGTTACAGCATACGTATACGTTTCTCCTTGTATAGCTGTTTTATCAACATAAATTTCTCCAAGTCTTGTTTTTCGTACAGTTGTAATTAAGTTTTTCGGGTTTTGAGTATCAACGTCATTTTTCCCGTTTACGCGGTAAATCGCATAGTAGGCAGAGTCATTGTCTCTGTCATTGATGATCCCTAAAGCAATTCCTTCATCTCTAGCGATTGCTCCTTTTAAAGTAGGTTGTTTTGGTGGATCGTTATCAAGCCAAGGCATAGGTGGAATTAAGGCTGGATGTTTATATATATCATGTTGTAGTCGATCTTTCATCCCTAATGGATTGTTATTAATATCTTTTAAACTAAAGTGCATACTGCCTTTTATATCTGCATATTGACGGTTTAGTGCAATTTGTTTTGGATATTCTTCTGGGTCAGACCAAGCTGGAACGGAATTATTATTTATTTTATAGGCAGCTTGTCCAATATATAGGTGAATCGGTCTATTTTTAATTTCTTTTACCCACCAATCAAGAAGGATATCATAAGCAGCAGGAGCAAAACCGATATTCCAATAAATTTGCGGTGTAATATAATCAATATATCCTTTTTGAATCCATTCTCTTGTATCCGCGTATAAATCATCATAGTTTCTTTGACCAGCAGTTGTATGAGAACCTGTTGGATCATCAGCAATATTTCTCCATACACCAAATGGACTAATTCCGAATTTAACATATGCCTTTTCAGATTTAATCGCTATATTTAATTTTTTAACCAATTCATTTACATTATGGCGGCGCCAGTCTTCAATATTCGAAAATTTCCCGTTATTATAAGTTTCATATGTGTTTTGATCAGGAAATTCCTCACCAGCTACTTTGTAAGGATAAAAATAATCATCCATATGGAGGCTATCAATATCGTAATTTTGAACAATTTCTAACGCGCCTTCTGTAATAAAGTTTTGTACGTCAGGAATGCCAGGATTATAGTATAGTTTGCCGCCATAAGATACAACCCAATCAGGATGTTGTCTTGCAGGGTGATTTTCCGCTAAGCGATTTAAGTCCGTATGATTCATTGTTATGCGATAAGGATTAATCCAAGCGTGAAATTCAAGGTTTCGTTTGTGGGATTCTTCAATCATAAATGCAAGTGGGTCATAGCCAGGGTCTTTCCCTTGTGTCCCAGTAAGATATTCAGACCAAGGTCCATATTTTGAAGGATAAAAAGCGTCTGTGGTTGGTTTGATTTGCACAACAACTGCATTCATGCCAGCACCTTTCACATCATCTAGTAGTTTCATAAACTCTTGTTTTTGTTTTTCGATAGACAAGCCAGTTTGAGAGGGCCAATCAATGTTAAGGACAGATGCGATCCATGCAGCGCGTAATTCATGTTTTGGAGAGTAGGTGGATGCTTCAGTGCGTGTGGTATTGAAGAATAGGAAAGGAATCAATAAAAAAGCGCTACAACAACTTATGAATCTTTTTTTAGAAATCATTGTATGCCTCCTTATATATTCTATTATTGAAACTACTGTATCATGTGAATGTAAGATTCACAATTGAGAAAACAGAATATTTAATCTTATTTTTTCGTAAAAAATATTTTTACTGAAACTTCATTTCATAAGCACTAATTTGTCTTCATACTTCATATGATTTGTAATAACGTAAAACTTCTTTTCGTTGGTGGTTTTGCAGTCCTTATAAAAGGATCAAGATTACTTAAAGTGTATAGGAGGATTATGAAATGAAAGTTCTATTTGTATGTTCCGGAGGGATGTCTAGCTCTATTGTTGTAAACGCTTTAAAAAAAGAAGCTGAGAAACAGGGAAGCAGTATGGTGGTACACGCAATTGGTACGAGTGAAATAGAAGAAGAAGTAAAGAATGGTTGGGATGTTGTTATGGTTGCTCCGCAAGTAAGGCATAGATATGATTCGATTAAAAAAGTGGCACATGCAGCATCTATTCCGTGCGGCATTATTCCGCCGCAAGCTTATACACCACTTGGTGGACCGGCGTTATTAAAGGCTGTAAATGAATTGGTTGGTTAGGGGGAGTATGATGAATAAATTCATCTCATTTCTTGAGAATAACTTGTCAAGTCCGATGGCAAGGCTTTCTGAGCAAAGGCATTTACAAGCCATTCGAGATGGCGTCATTTCAGCATTACCATTTATCATTGTAGGAAGTTTTTTTCTCATCGTGGCCTTTCCACCGCTTCCAAAGGATAGTTTTATTTCGGTATGGGCAGCTAAACATCAGACGAGTATTTTAATACCGTATCGCTTAACGATGTTTATTATGTCGCTTTATATTGCTTTTGGTATTGGCTATAATTTAGCGAAAAGTTATAAGTTAGATTCTTTATCCGGAGCGCAGCTTGCAGTTTGTTCATTACTTCTAACTTTAACACCGGAGTTAATCGATCAGAAAGGTTTTATGCTCCCGATGACAAACCTTGGAGGGCACGGATTATTTGTAACAATGATCGTTTCCATTTTATCAGTTGAGATTTTAAGATTTTGTAAGTCAAAAGATGTAATGATTAAGATGCCAGAGCAAGTCCCACCATCTGTCTCTCGTTCGTTTGAAGCACTTATACCCGCTGCTTTTGTCATTATTATTATAAGTATTATTACCGTTGTTTTTCGTATCGACTTACACCATGTAGTGGACCAGTTAGCTGCACCACTCGTAAAAGCTGGTGATAGTTATTTCGGTGTTATTTTGCCTGTATTTTTAATTACATTTTTCTGGTCGTTTGGTATACACGGTGTGTCTGTTGTCGGAACAGTGGCTCGTCCTTTATGGGAAGTATATCTCGGGAAAAACTCGGCAGCAGTTGCTGATGGTGCAAGCAGCATACCTTTTATCGCACCAGAGCCGTTATATCAATGGTTTATTTGGATTGGTGGTTCGGGAGAGACGCTCGGGCTTGTATTAGCGATGATTATATTTGGTAAATCAAAATATTCCAAGGCATTATCAAGATCTTGTATTGTACCAGGTATTTTTAATATTAATGAACCGGTTATATTTGGACTTCCAATTGTATTAAACCCCGTATTAATTATTCCTTTTATTATTACGCCATTAATAACAGCGACGGTTGCTTATACTGCAACGGCAATCGGACTTGTTACACCAACTTATATTATGCCTCCGTGGACATTGCCAGCTCCAATTGGTGCCTATTTAGCAACAGGTGGAGATTGGAGGGCAATCGTGCTCGTCTTTATTAATATTGCAATTTCGTTCTTTATTTATCTACCATTCTTTAAAATGTATGATAAAAATATGCTTGAAGTAGAAAATAATGATAATGAAAATGCGGTAAAGGTGTAACGAAGAAGTGGGGTCATTTCGATGATCTCACTTTTTTAAGCATAAACAAAGGAGAAGGTGGAACGGATGAATATGAAATTTAGCTATAAGGGATTTCTATTCGTTGTCGTTTGTTCAAATCTATTGTTTTAAAAATGCTATATGTATCACAAATGCATAGCTTTTGGATTGGACAAGTATGTCAGCGCGTATTATCCGGACAGTTGTTGGGACATATTCATCAAAATGGTAGCGATTGCACAGATTTACTATGTTTTTGATAGGTTGTACGTTGCTTACGTATATCACAATTTTTAGTAAAGTACAGAGGAGATGTCATGTATATTGTTGACTGCATGCAAGGTGCAGCTTTAGAGGGGATAGATGTTGTTTTATCTCATATGGAAGGATAGGTGAGAATGTGAAATATATAATTGGTGTAGACGGTGGTGGAACGAAGACAGAAGCAATAGCATTTGATAAAAATGGGAAAGAAATTGCCAGAGGAATGAGTCGCTTTGGCAATGTTTTATTGGATTATGAGCGAGCTATATCGCATATTTGTGAAGTAATCGATCAATGTTTTCAAAGGTTATGTAAAACAGAATGTGCTTGTATAGGGATAGGATTAGCAGGTGTAAACAGTATCGATATTCATACATTAAAGGAACGTTTTATAACAAAATATCAAACGGAAATTGAAATCTATAATGATGCGATCATTGCGCATGCTGCTTTATTAGAAGGGAACGATGGTATTTTAACGATAGCAGGCACAGGTGCTGTTTGCCTAGGGAAGAAAGGGGAAAGATATGAGTATAGCGGTGGATGGGGACATATTTTAGGAGATGAAGGAAGCGGGTATTGGATTGCTTTACAAGCTTTAAAAAGAATGACACGTGCATATGATAAAGGAATCTCCTTTTGTAAACTGGGTAAAGTGATTCAAGAAAAATGTCATATTGTTACACCAGAAGATATAAAACAGCTTATATATTCAAAACCGAAAGATCACGTAGCTTCTATCGCTCCAATCGTGGTAGAGGCAGCTAAGCAAGGAAATACGGATGCGTTTCAGATTATAATAAGAGCAGGCGAAGAATTAGCTAACATTACGAATTATATGTATAAGAGAATGCTGTTTGAAGAGCCAATTTCGATTGCAGTCAAAGGCGGAATTTTAAATTCCGTACCAGAAATATATGCTCAGTTTAAAACAAATTGTGAAAAGAACATACAAGAGAAAATACATTTCATTCAAAATGATGTTTCCTCTGCAAAAGGGGTGTATATGTTAATGGCCGAAAAAGAAGATATATGGTAGGGAAGACCGTTATGATAATCCCCTTATGAATGTGCATGTCTAAAAAAGATTCCATTTGCAATTTTCCTTTTTGCCGAATTTCTGCATCTCTATGAACCATAATATATTTGTATGCCAAAGCAATTACGATTGCATCATCTAAAAGACTGATGCTGATAATAGCAGCTAAATCAGGAATGAAATGGAGTGACCATATGTAATAGGATCACATCCCATGAATATAACTATTTTTCCTTCAGTAGTAGATTTTGTTTCTTTAAAGTGCAATATAAAATAATACTTTCATACACAGCAGATTTCTCTAACTTTGTAGAACCTGTTTTTAACTTTCTCCATCGCTTTTGTTGCTTCATGTAAACGCTCCTTATATATGTATATAAAAAATATGTTTTTTTAAAGGATGGCTAAACAACGAGAAAAATAACCATTAGGATTATTTTTTTATTTCGATTTCGTAAAGGCGAAGCAGAAAGAAGATAAAGTTTTTTTCATATTTAGAGAAACAAATGGTACAATGGAAACTTAATGTGAAAAATAAGGAAAAGAAGTGATCGATTTGAAAAAATTTTTAGAACTTGGAATGAGTGAAACATTTCAACATACATTACGAGAAAATGGAATTGCTGAAGCAACACCCATTCAGGAAAAGGCAATTCCTGTTATTATGGATGGGAAAGATGTAATTGGACAAGCAAAAACAGGGACAGGAAAAACGCTTGCATTCGTTTTACCGATTTTAGAGAATATTGATCCAAATGCAAGTGATATACAAGCTTTAATCGTAGCGCCAACGAGAGAACTAGCATTACAAATTACAACTGAAATTAAAAAAATGCTGGTCCATAAACAGGATATTCATGTTTTGGCGATATATGGTGGACAAGATGTGGAACAGCAAATGAAAAAATTAAAAGGAAATACGCATATTGTTGTAGCAACACCGGGGCGTTTGTTAGATCATTTACGCCGCGAGACAATTGTGTTATCAAACGTTTCTATGGTGGTATTAGATGAAGCGGATCAAATGCTGCATTTTGGTTTCTTATATGATATTGAACATATTTTAGAAGAAACACCTGAGAATAAACAAACGATGTTATTCTCAGCAACGATGCCAAAAGATATTAAAAAACTTGCGAAGCGATATATGAAAGAGCCACAGGTGATTCAAATCCAAAGTGCAGAAGTCACTGTAGAAAATATAAAGCAGCGTGTAATTGAAACGACAGATCGCGCAAAACAAGACGCACTTCGTTATGTCATGGAGCGTGACCAGCCATTTCTAGCTGTTATTTTTTGCCGGACAAAGCGCCGCGTAACGAAATTATTTACTGCTTTAAAAGGGTACGGTTACAATTGTGATGAATTGCATGGAGATTTATCGCAGGCGAAACGTGAAAGAGTAATGAAAAACTTCCGCGAAGCAAAAATTCAATATTTAATTGCAACAGATGTTGCGGCTCGTGGATTAGATGTAGAAGGCGTAACGCACGTATTTAACTATGATATTCCAGAAGATGTAGAGAGCTATATACACCGAATTGGTCGAACAGGTCGTGCTGGAGGAACCGGTCTTGCGATTACATTTGTCGCTCCGAAAGATAAGATGTATTTAAAAGAAATCGAAAAGTATATCGGTAGTACTTTACAAAGACAAGAAATTGAACAACCTGCTAAGCAAACAAATAATACAAATGACAAAAAGAAACAGATCAAAAAGCCACAGAAAGCAGGACAATATCGTTTAAAAGGTAAACAAGACGGGATGAAAAAAACAAATCAAAGTTCTTCTTATAAAGTAAAGCAAAAGAAGAGAGGAACAAAGCAAGGACAAAAAAGACGCAGTCGTTAAATATGAGGGTGTCCCTAAAATTATGGGACGCCTTTTTTGTACTGTATATACTTGTGCGATAATGTAATGAACCTATATATGGTATTTCGTTTGATAGAAAGTACTCTTTTGGGACAACCTCTCCATGTATCGTCATAAGATGTGGATATTAAATCAAAAAAGTTGATTCAGCTATGAAAAAGAAAATTGTGGTATAATTTACATATAGGGGGAAATTAGATGACAGACCATAAAGAAGAACTGATGAATCAGGCACTGGCATTGTTTTATTTTGCATATAAAACATTTACTGAAAAACCAGATGAAATTATAAAAGAGTATGGCATTCAGCGTGTGCATCATCGAATTTTATTTTTTATTGCTCGTTTTCCTGAGCTTAGTATAAATGAATTGTTGTCTTTGCTTGAAATTAGTAAACAAGCTCTTCATGGACCGCTTCGTCAACTTCTTGAGAAGGGACTGATTGAAAGCAATGAAGCTGAACATGATCGCCGTGTAAAACAACTTGTTCTAACGCAAGCAGGAGCAGAGTTAGAGAAAAAACTAAGCGATGTGCAAAGAGAACAAATGGGACATATTTTCACAACGTTTGGTGAGAAATGTGAAGAAAATTGGCACCAAGTTATGAATGAACTAGCCAAGAATCGCCTTGGTTTTCATACATGGTCATCCAAACGTAAAGAGCCAGTAAATGAAAAATAAATGAGATCATTGATCTGTGT
The window above is part of the Bacillus cytotoxicus NVH 391-98 genome. Proteins encoded here:
- a CDS encoding O-methyltransferase, whose protein sequence is MNNVRSLESLLFELERYGEEHDSKTDKREEKLRNISREMGQFLSLFIKGCQAKKVLEIGTSNGYSTLWLASACEETDGKVTTVELSSERVAEALVNFEKAILMHRIDIHNQEAGAFLDAQVDDSFDFIFLDSERTQYMWWWEHIKRILQPKGFLVIDNATSHANELTTFMHMIEEDDAFETALLTFQKGAFVARKK
- a CDS encoding toxic anion resistance protein; its protein translation is MTELEKKESVSMVKDHIEVVDTVIKEEELVELNKEADLYVQKLNSEHNTDLSKVLSQLGDLGDKEQQAAGQTLSALKRPVTAMMNGKNEEIPNTLLELRKVVSELDPNSLKASGMKKLMFKVFKKNPLETYVYKYQSIDKQIEEIIRSLLIGRDNLQEDTVGLEMLKEQSYDKIHALDKQVYLGKKLASMLEAEKQNPERQKDIPLINDALEKILVRTRNMQQAKSVLLQSIASVDIIKKNNEKLTEAIRNAITMTQNVVTVSAAIQLALTNQRKTIDAVNATNEAIESMVLSNSQALKQNTEETTQLLENPAISMEKLRESFQNVFAAIEASEKSSERIIESSKKFVIELDTFNEEMKQKLMQRPKK
- a CDS encoding DUF3974 domain-containing protein, producing the protein MGFIKMVLLLIGTLLLIGFTIVVLLVYFGRKRYLSWAKPYKRAHESIEKLSNKSTPFLQEFTQHPLFYRWIRTEGKKEQKAFNTLFCVANQRTREQVFSMLPKDRQKKVHSMAKSTKKITNEDMDIAVMKVKEFLRQEAQQSIKPTDLSFYQLYFYDRYPDALKTIQAYKRSITPSLQRTVDEITISVLQALPYYQEQRMFEQQHKLETFLMKDLIDMLSLVAQLPPSQRLEKEEELKMYLQNFQKEMEAVERDIRDSIDYDLNVKMRAATEKFKNK
- a CDS encoding glycoside hydrolase family 10 protein, with amino-acid sequence MISKKRFISCCSAFLLIPFLFFNTTRTEASTYSPKHELRAAWIASVLNIDWPSQTGLSIEKQKQEFMKLLDDVKGAGMNAVVVQIKPTTDAFYPSKYGPWSEYLTGTQGKDPGYDPLAFMIEESHKRNLEFHAWINPYRITMNHTDLNRLAENHPARQHPDWVVSYGGKLYYNPGIPDVQNFITEGALEIVQNYDIDSLHMDDYFYPYKVAGEEFPDQNTYETYNNGKFSNIEDWRRHNVNELVKKLNIAIKSEKAYVKFGISPFGVWRNIADDPTGSHTTAGQRNYDDLYADTREWIQKGYIDYITPQIYWNIGFAPAAYDILLDWWVKEIKNRPIHLYIGQAAYKINNNSVPAWSDPEEYPKQIALNRQYADIKGSMHFSLKDINNNPLGMKDRLQHDIYKHPALIPPMPWLDNDPPKQPTLKGAIARDEGIALGIINDRDNDSAYYAIYRVNGKNDVDTQNPKNLITTVRKTRLGEIYVDKTAIQGETYTYAVTALDRLHNESVPSSKTTVKAK
- a CDS encoding PTS sugar transporter subunit IIB, producing MKVLFVCSGGMSSSIVVNALKKEAEKQGSSMVVHAIGTSEIEEEVKNGWDVVMVAPQVRHRYDSIKKVAHAASIPCGIIPPQAYTPLGGPALLKAVNELVG
- a CDS encoding PTS sugar transporter subunit IIC, which encodes MNKFISFLENNLSSPMARLSEQRHLQAIRDGVISALPFIIVGSFFLIVAFPPLPKDSFISVWAAKHQTSILIPYRLTMFIMSLYIAFGIGYNLAKSYKLDSLSGAQLAVCSLLLTLTPELIDQKGFMLPMTNLGGHGLFVTMIVSILSVEILRFCKSKDVMIKMPEQVPPSVSRSFEALIPAAFVIIIISIITVVFRIDLHHVVDQLAAPLVKAGDSYFGVILPVFLITFFWSFGIHGVSVVGTVARPLWEVYLGKNSAAVADGASSIPFIAPEPLYQWFIWIGGSGETLGLVLAMIIFGKSKYSKALSRSCIVPGIFNINEPVIFGLPIVLNPVLIIPFIITPLITATVAYTATAIGLVTPTYIMPPWTLPAPIGAYLATGGDWRAIVLVFINIAISFFIYLPFFKMYDKNMLEVENNDNENAVKV
- a CDS encoding BadF/BadG/BcrA/BcrD ATPase family protein, yielding MKYIIGVDGGGTKTEAIAFDKNGKEIARGMSRFGNVLLDYERAISHICEVIDQCFQRLCKTECACIGIGLAGVNSIDIHTLKERFITKYQTEIEIYNDAIIAHAALLEGNDGILTIAGTGAVCLGKKGERYEYSGGWGHILGDEGSGYWIALQALKRMTRAYDKGISFCKLGKVIQEKCHIVTPEDIKQLIYSKPKDHVASIAPIVVEAAKQGNTDAFQIIIRAGEELANITNYMYKRMLFEEPISIAVKGGILNSVPEIYAQFKTNCEKNIQEKIHFIQNDVSSAKGVYMLMAEKEDIW
- a CDS encoding DEAD/DEAH box helicase, which codes for MIDLKKFLELGMSETFQHTLRENGIAEATPIQEKAIPVIMDGKDVIGQAKTGTGKTLAFVLPILENIDPNASDIQALIVAPTRELALQITTEIKKMLVHKQDIHVLAIYGGQDVEQQMKKLKGNTHIVVATPGRLLDHLRRETIVLSNVSMVVLDEADQMLHFGFLYDIEHILEETPENKQTMLFSATMPKDIKKLAKRYMKEPQVIQIQSAEVTVENIKQRVIETTDRAKQDALRYVMERDQPFLAVIFCRTKRRVTKLFTALKGYGYNCDELHGDLSQAKRERVMKNFREAKIQYLIATDVAARGLDVEGVTHVFNYDIPEDVESYIHRIGRTGRAGGTGLAITFVAPKDKMYLKEIEKYIGSTLQRQEIEQPAKQTNNTNDKKKQIKKPQKAGQYRLKGKQDGMKKTNQSSSYKVKQKKRGTKQGQKRRSR
- a CDS encoding MarR family winged helix-turn-helix transcriptional regulator — its product is MTDHKEELMNQALALFYFAYKTFTEKPDEIIKEYGIQRVHHRILFFIARFPELSINELLSLLEISKQALHGPLRQLLEKGLIESNEAEHDRRVKQLVLTQAGAELEKKLSDVQREQMGHIFTTFGEKCEENWHQVMNELAKNRLGFHTWSSKRKEPVNEK